In one Acidobacteriota bacterium genomic region, the following are encoded:
- a CDS encoding peptidyl-prolyl cis-trans isomerase translates to MGQRMSLAARAILPAFLLVLVACHPSNGSGETTASPDAIAEIEGHAVTLSAFNAYVASITPAGADETAEPDQAELMSRLLDRFIDEELIARRAAKEGMTVTEREVNESLRDLQRPDGVAAERPEDGHEPDEPSMPPSARERARRALLVRKFRQEKILKDLSVESSEIAAWYEAHKDEFNQTAHVVLRQILLEDESAARQVREELMKDPNRFEEIARASSMAPDGGRARPYDEADLSPAIVTAAGAVPTGGITEVVTDPMGSRVFKVEKRQPARVVDLAEASDRIRVTLLQEKGKKKYNAYMDSLRQKAGLVLHEERLPFTYRKRAA, encoded by the coding sequence GTGGGCCAACGAATGTCCCTCGCGGCGCGCGCGATCCTTCCCGCCTTCCTGCTGGTGCTCGTGGCCTGCCACCCGTCGAACGGATCGGGGGAGACGACCGCGAGCCCCGACGCGATCGCCGAGATCGAGGGGCACGCGGTGACGCTTTCGGCCTTCAACGCGTACGTCGCCTCCATCACACCCGCCGGGGCCGACGAGACGGCGGAGCCGGACCAGGCGGAGCTGATGAGCCGGCTCCTGGACCGCTTCATCGACGAGGAGCTGATCGCGCGGCGGGCCGCGAAAGAGGGGATGACGGTCACCGAGCGCGAGGTCAACGAGTCGCTCCGGGATCTCCAGCGGCCGGACGGCGTGGCGGCGGAGAGGCCCGAGGACGGCCACGAGCCTGATGAGCCGTCGATGCCTCCAAGCGCGCGCGAACGGGCGCGGCGCGCGCTGCTCGTCAGGAAGTTCCGCCAGGAGAAGATATTGAAGGATCTGTCCGTCGAGTCCAGCGAGATCGCCGCCTGGTACGAGGCCCACAAGGACGAGTTCAACCAGACGGCCCACGTCGTCCTGCGACAGATCCTTCTCGAGGACGAGAGCGCGGCCCGGCAGGTGCGCGAGGAGCTGATGAAAGACCCGAACCGGTTCGAGGAGATCGCGAGGGCGAGCTCGATGGCCCCCGACGGCGGCCGCGCGCGCCCCTACGACGAGGCCGACCTCTCACCCGCCATCGTGACCGCGGCGGGGGCGGTTCCCACGGGAGGGATCACCGAAGTCGTCACCGATCCGATGGGGAGCCGGGTCTTCAAGGTGGAGAAGAGGCAGCCGGCCCGCGTCGTCGACCTCGCGGAGGCGTCGGATCGGATCCGCGTGACGCTCCTTCAGGAGAAGGGGAAGAAGAAATACAACGCCTACATGGACTCGCTCCGGCAGAAGGCCGGGCTGGTGCTCCACGAAGAGAGGCTGCCGTTCACCTACAGGAAGCGTGCCGCATGA
- a CDS encoding sigma 54-dependent Fis family transcriptional regulator has product MRGAMGKLLVSLGSMPLLAFELEDGTTLIGRARANGIVLTLPEIADAHAELTISGPEASIRAVGEESVLVNGHLVKESSLAPGDVALLGGYRLRWSPPGSEAPSATDAPSAPGTHSHSTNPEEGSSNVDESGSVQRVIVVGGLDVGLSVDLDAPALLAGRAPDCDLILQDPAVSWRHASFERVPEGLRVRDLGSRNGTHLEGRRVEAAVARIGSRVRIGRSTLLLTTCGDAGDLVRTSESSRSAGPGLAELTGRSEPMQKVYARILEAAAGNVPALLVGETGTGKELTARAIHALGQRARGPFVPLNCAAIPREMMEDQLFGHVKGAFTGAASDHRGAFEEASGGTIFLDEITELPPDLQPKLLRVLDDGIVPRIGGGSARSDFRVVAATNRNPSEEMAVGRFRKDLYFRLSVAPIALPPLRDRIEDLPDLVHVFLEDSSRHTGVAAAGQTRVDEDALAPLREHLWPGNVRELRNLILRAVMRAQGGAITRNLVEELLAETAIAEAPSATAPRSLEEIERAAISHALRDCDGQRRAAARRLGIAESTLYEKIRRYGLAGER; this is encoded by the coding sequence GTGAGAGGCGCGATGGGGAAGCTGCTCGTCTCCCTCGGTTCGATGCCGCTGCTGGCGTTCGAGCTGGAGGACGGCACGACGCTCATCGGCCGGGCGAGAGCGAACGGCATCGTGTTGACGCTCCCTGAGATCGCCGATGCGCACGCCGAGCTCACCATCTCCGGGCCGGAGGCAAGCATCCGGGCGGTGGGGGAGGAGTCGGTCCTCGTCAACGGGCATCTGGTCAAGGAGTCCTCGCTTGCACCCGGAGACGTCGCGCTGCTCGGCGGATACCGCCTGAGATGGTCGCCGCCCGGCTCCGAGGCGCCATCGGCGACCGACGCCCCATCTGCGCCCGGGACACACTCGCACTCGACCAACCCGGAGGAAGGATCCTCGAACGTTGATGAGAGTGGATCCGTCCAACGCGTCATCGTCGTCGGTGGCCTCGACGTCGGCCTGTCGGTCGATCTCGACGCGCCCGCGCTCCTCGCAGGCCGCGCGCCCGACTGTGATCTGATCCTCCAGGATCCCGCCGTCTCTTGGCGGCACGCGTCGTTCGAGCGCGTCCCGGAGGGGCTTCGCGTCCGGGATCTGGGCAGCCGTAACGGCACGCATCTCGAGGGCCGACGCGTGGAGGCAGCCGTGGCACGGATCGGCAGCCGCGTGCGGATCGGGAGGTCCACGCTCCTCCTGACGACGTGCGGCGACGCCGGCGATCTCGTGCGCACCAGTGAGTCGTCGCGTAGCGCGGGGCCCGGTCTCGCGGAGCTGACGGGGCGGAGCGAGCCGATGCAGAAAGTCTACGCACGCATCCTCGAGGCCGCAGCGGGCAACGTGCCCGCGCTTCTGGTAGGCGAGACAGGAACGGGAAAGGAGCTCACGGCACGCGCCATCCACGCCCTCGGCCAGAGGGCGCGCGGGCCGTTCGTGCCGCTCAACTGCGCCGCGATTCCCAGAGAAATGATGGAGGACCAGCTCTTTGGACACGTGAAGGGCGCCTTCACCGGCGCCGCGTCGGACCATCGCGGCGCGTTCGAGGAGGCGTCCGGAGGCACCATCTTTCTGGACGAAATCACGGAGCTTCCTCCCGATCTGCAGCCCAAGCTGCTGCGCGTTCTCGATGATGGAATCGTTCCACGGATCGGCGGCGGCAGCGCGCGAAGCGACTTCAGGGTCGTGGCTGCGACGAATCGGAATCCGTCGGAGGAGATGGCCGTTGGGAGGTTCAGGAAGGACCTGTACTTCAGGCTGTCGGTCGCGCCGATCGCGCTGCCGCCGCTTCGCGACCGGATCGAGGATCTCCCGGATCTCGTCCACGTCTTCCTTGAGGATTCGAGTCGTCACACAGGAGTGGCCGCCGCCGGCCAGACTCGCGTCGATGAGGACGCACTCGCCCCACTTCGCGAGCATCTCTGGCCGGGTAACGTGCGGGAGCTGAGGAACCTGATCCTCCGGGCGGTGATGCGCGCGCAGGGAGGGGCCATTACCCGGAATCTCGTCGAGGAACTCCTCGCGGAGACAGCGATCGCGGAGGCGCCTTCTGCCACGGCGCCGCGGTCGCTCGAAGAGATCGAGCGGGCGGCCATCTCCCATGCGCTTCGAGATTGCGACGGCCAGCGCCGCGCCGCGGCACGACGCCTCGGCATCGCCGAGTCGACACTGTACGAGAAGATCCGCCGTTACGGCTTGGCGGGCGAGCGCTGA
- a CDS encoding TonB-dependent receptor, with translation MTIGAFIALVLGAGQPASAVEQTGDLKGSVRDEHRQPIPEVLVALKGANLQGERAATSDSRGEFAFRALPPGSYSLSYAAPGYHVIEQESVVVSIGRETFIIADLIVEGGTETVTVIGSVPLVDVAATSTQDNYTTAYLEQARIGPPGRDYLSVARSGAGTGPRSATGGIPTVRGATVGENAYLVDGVDSTDPATSTTGIQFIYDAIQEIQFQTGGFPAEFGRATGGIANIVTKSGGNELSGSADYRYRDKNLSEKGDHFDPDASAPRTDNLQGTLGGPIVKDRLWFFVAGLYNQLEIQPPGSPSRIDSLGYYYLGKLTWQINPAHRLSFQLTDNPTTTDNANAGPLVAGEATLKAKFSSRFETVQYNGILSPNVLLHAQVAHYASPVNFTPESGDLHTIGFTNIFTGEQTRNATEIQLSNRLRDQANATLTWHVPAWGGDHTFKLGLDYQSPRLEFNEAVPGGEADDIAPDANGVLTPLFYNEVKSRGWLHDAGQVAGYFIQDEWQPLSRWTFNLGLRYDAYFYDDDQGRRVFDGALLEPRTGIAWNVTGDARNVIKIFGGVFAHPSLLALPRVVNTRANTTNVYVNEEIAGYLTGAGPVPVDLDGNGVVDPHAFFGTFGGPSGEKFAHDGNLNPTNVIEYSVAYERQISSQTFAAVTLVSRETRDIIEDTCNVTTGACVIDNLAGLTRKHVGAEVRLAAVAGHRFHLWSSYTVGRSRGNVEWTGGLGDDFDTPAQRVNRYGNLSYDATHDVKSNGYWDLPWSLQIGYGYEFTTGQPINRFVFDPYGRKFIRPRGYLRRPTFQQLDLDLRKNIPFPKTKLQAIVSIVNALDSEIVTQVNSRDPDLRATGYQQPRRYVAGVRWTF, from the coding sequence TTGACCATTGGGGCCTTCATTGCCCTTGTTCTCGGCGCGGGCCAGCCGGCATCGGCGGTTGAGCAGACGGGCGATCTCAAGGGGTCGGTGCGGGACGAGCACCGGCAACCGATCCCCGAAGTTCTTGTCGCCCTCAAGGGCGCGAACCTGCAGGGGGAGCGCGCCGCCACGAGCGACTCCAGGGGCGAGTTCGCGTTCCGAGCGCTGCCGCCGGGCTCCTACTCGTTGAGCTACGCCGCTCCCGGATACCACGTGATCGAGCAGGAAAGCGTGGTGGTCAGCATCGGGAGAGAAACCTTCATCATTGCGGACCTTATCGTGGAAGGGGGCACCGAGACTGTCACCGTCATCGGGAGCGTGCCCCTCGTGGACGTCGCGGCCACGAGCACACAGGACAACTACACCACAGCGTATCTGGAGCAGGCACGGATCGGTCCGCCCGGCCGGGACTACCTGAGCGTCGCCCGGAGCGGCGCCGGGACGGGACCCCGCTCTGCGACCGGCGGAATCCCGACGGTTCGAGGCGCCACGGTGGGAGAAAACGCCTACCTCGTGGACGGGGTGGACTCCACCGATCCCGCGACGTCGACGACGGGGATACAGTTCATCTACGACGCGATCCAGGAAATCCAGTTCCAGACGGGGGGCTTCCCCGCGGAGTTCGGCCGCGCGACCGGCGGGATCGCGAACATCGTCACGAAATCGGGCGGCAACGAGCTGTCAGGCTCGGCGGACTACCGCTACCGGGACAAGAATCTCAGCGAGAAGGGCGACCATTTCGATCCGGATGCCTCCGCCCCGCGGACCGACAATCTCCAGGGGACACTCGGAGGACCCATCGTCAAGGACAGGCTCTGGTTCTTCGTCGCCGGTCTGTACAATCAGCTCGAGATTCAGCCGCCGGGGAGTCCGTCGCGAATTGACTCCCTGGGTTACTACTACCTCGGCAAGTTGACCTGGCAGATCAACCCAGCGCACAGGCTGAGCTTTCAGCTGACCGACAATCCCACGACGACGGACAATGCCAACGCGGGCCCGCTGGTCGCCGGGGAAGCCACCTTGAAGGCGAAGTTCAGCAGCCGATTTGAAACGGTCCAGTACAACGGCATCCTCTCGCCCAACGTACTCCTTCACGCTCAGGTCGCCCACTACGCCTCGCCTGTGAACTTCACGCCGGAAAGCGGTGATCTGCACACGATCGGCTTCACGAACATCTTCACGGGCGAGCAGACGCGCAATGCCACGGAGATTCAGCTCTCCAACCGCCTCCGAGATCAGGCGAACGCGACGCTGACATGGCACGTCCCCGCATGGGGAGGCGATCACACCTTCAAGCTCGGCCTCGACTACCAGTCGCCGCGCCTGGAGTTCAACGAGGCGGTCCCGGGGGGCGAGGCCGACGACATCGCACCGGACGCCAACGGCGTCCTGACACCCCTCTTCTACAACGAGGTGAAGTCGCGCGGCTGGCTCCATGACGCGGGACAGGTGGCCGGCTATTTCATCCAGGACGAGTGGCAGCCTCTGTCGCGGTGGACCTTCAACCTCGGACTCCGGTATGACGCCTATTTCTATGATGACGATCAAGGGCGCCGGGTCTTCGATGGCGCCCTCCTCGAGCCTCGCACCGGGATCGCCTGGAACGTCACCGGCGATGCGCGCAACGTGATCAAGATATTCGGCGGCGTTTTCGCGCACCCATCGTTGCTCGCTCTTCCGAGAGTCGTCAACACGCGAGCGAACACCACGAACGTCTACGTCAACGAGGAGATCGCGGGGTACCTCACGGGGGCCGGTCCGGTTCCCGTGGATCTGGACGGAAACGGCGTCGTCGATCCGCACGCGTTCTTCGGGACTTTCGGGGGGCCTAGCGGCGAAAAGTTCGCCCACGACGGGAATCTCAATCCGACGAACGTGATCGAGTACTCGGTGGCGTACGAGCGGCAGATCTCGAGCCAGACGTTCGCCGCCGTCACCCTCGTGTCGCGCGAGACCCGGGACATCATCGAGGATACCTGCAACGTGACGACCGGCGCCTGCGTCATCGACAACCTCGCGGGCCTGACGCGCAAGCACGTCGGCGCCGAAGTGCGCCTCGCGGCGGTCGCGGGCCACCGTTTCCATCTCTGGTCGTCCTACACCGTCGGTCGCAGTCGGGGAAACGTGGAGTGGACCGGGGGCCTGGGGGATGACTTCGACACTCCCGCCCAGAGGGTCAACAGGTACGGAAACCTCTCGTACGACGCGACGCACGATGTGAAATCGAACGGATACTGGGATCTTCCGTGGTCCCTTCAGATAGGCTACGGCTACGAATTCACGACGGGCCAGCCGATCAACAGGTTCGTGTTCGACCCCTACGGGAGGAAGTTCATCCGGCCGCGCGGCTACCTGAGGCGCCCCACATTCCAACAGCTCGATCTGGATCTGAGAAAGAACATCCCGTTCCCGAAGACGAAGCTCCAGGCAATCGTCTCCATCGTCAATGCTCTTGACTCGGAGATCGTGACGCAGGTGAATTCCAGGGATCCTGATCTCCGAGCGACCGGTTATCAGCAGCCACGCCGCTACGTCGCCGGCGTTCGATGGACGTTCTGA
- the mfd gene encoding transcription-repair coupling factor, producing MPPALGRRLIAPLATPSFTALLEALKEERGRGRSVSVTGLPNPAKALHLLGVHHALGVPCALITRSDAEASALGDDLRSLGYAFGLADIAKIHVFPSLDADPYQGIAPHLSFVTRRMRALAALATGECSILVASVEALFTPLEPAADFGNRCLLLGTGVEWREADEMTWFVNQGYERVDMVATPGEFSRRGGVIDLFMPALESPVRIELDGSAIASMRLFDPGAQRSTQTIDACLFTPAREIVLGGVERSSLSRALAGRGDGAAKLISLLDHQGRFPGVEMCARLALPRTGTLADYAPDHLFCVDEPEMTREEARNLWADLVRSHASMPNPALPPPAELFVPPEEIDRLLTDRARWSLRHLRLQADDSGEGNSAAGALTLPIVAAGAPSYRGRITSFLEEMKRRMRGGETTCILMSSVGTTKRMRELLDEAGVGARDLAEADESPDSGGAVLYLGTAPVSEGFSLAQAFWHLVTERELFGVETRAHARSPIPTFASDFRDLKIGDYVVHVDHGVGRYDGIVRVASPSAAGGDVWRAQAVQIESMILTYANGDKLYVPMDRLDLVQKYVGSGSSHPPLDRLGGQAWTRTKKRVRKAMEEMAVELLNLYAARKTQEGHTFAGDTDWQKEFETSFPWQLTPDQARAITDVKRDMEKPEPMDRLLCGDVGFGKTEVALRAAFKAVMDGKQVAILAPTTVLALQHYNTFTSRFAPFPTRVEMLSRFRTDREMAETVARISAGEVDIVVGTHRLLSADIEFRDLGLLVVDEEQRFGVAHKERIKKLKRSVDVLTLSATPIPRTLQMALMGVYDLSLVETPPESRLAIQTHLLPFKETILAPAIRHELSRGGQVYFVHNRVESIYAAANLIRKLVPEARVGVAHGQMGKNELEGAMMRLTQGEIDVLVSTTIIENGLDVPRCNTLIVNRADRFGLSQLYQLRGRIGRSDKQAYAYLLIPPDRTLSEIARKRLQALQDFTELGSGFRIAAMDLEIRGAGDLLGRQQHGQIAAVGFEMYCRMLERTIEEMKGGEPLPEFRSQINLGVDLKIPDGYVPEEGLRLVLYKKIASARTEEEIDAIQEEMGDRFGRLPAEGLRLLEAAKLRLVAEKLHVQQIDLRAGTLQIKFSETTPLPPAKLLDYVRAHPGTTLSPTGVLRVPGSWTPPERMVRSLGVLRDLG from the coding sequence ATGCCACCGGCCCTCGGCCGGCGGTTGATCGCGCCGCTGGCAACTCCGTCGTTCACGGCCCTCCTCGAGGCCCTCAAGGAAGAGAGGGGGAGGGGAAGATCCGTCTCGGTCACGGGCCTCCCGAACCCGGCGAAGGCCCTGCACCTTCTCGGCGTGCATCACGCGCTGGGGGTTCCCTGCGCCCTCATCACGCGATCGGACGCGGAGGCCTCGGCCCTCGGCGACGACCTGAGGTCACTCGGCTACGCCTTCGGTCTCGCCGACATCGCGAAGATCCACGTCTTCCCCTCGCTCGACGCCGACCCCTACCAGGGGATCGCGCCCCACCTCTCGTTCGTGACGCGGCGGATGCGAGCTCTCGCGGCCCTCGCGACGGGGGAGTGCTCGATCCTCGTGGCCTCCGTGGAAGCGCTGTTCACTCCGCTCGAGCCGGCGGCGGATTTCGGCAACCGGTGCCTGCTCCTCGGGACCGGGGTCGAGTGGCGCGAGGCCGACGAGATGACGTGGTTCGTGAACCAGGGGTACGAGCGCGTCGACATGGTCGCGACGCCTGGGGAGTTCTCGCGGCGCGGCGGCGTGATCGATCTCTTCATGCCGGCTCTCGAGTCGCCCGTGCGCATCGAGCTCGACGGGAGCGCGATCGCGTCGATGCGCCTCTTCGATCCGGGGGCGCAGCGATCGACCCAGACGATCGACGCGTGCCTCTTCACGCCCGCGCGCGAGATCGTCCTCGGCGGCGTCGAGAGATCATCCCTCTCGCGGGCGCTGGCGGGGCGCGGCGACGGGGCCGCGAAGCTGATCTCCCTCCTCGATCACCAGGGGCGCTTCCCCGGCGTCGAGATGTGCGCGCGCCTTGCGCTGCCGAGGACGGGGACCCTCGCCGACTACGCGCCGGATCACCTCTTCTGCGTCGACGAGCCCGAGATGACGCGCGAGGAGGCGCGAAATCTCTGGGCGGATCTCGTCCGATCGCACGCGTCGATGCCGAACCCGGCGCTTCCGCCGCCCGCCGAGCTCTTCGTCCCGCCGGAAGAGATCGACCGGCTCCTCACCGACCGGGCGCGTTGGTCGCTGCGGCATCTGCGGCTTCAGGCGGACGACTCCGGCGAGGGGAACAGCGCCGCGGGCGCCCTCACCCTCCCGATCGTCGCCGCCGGCGCGCCGTCGTACCGGGGCCGCATCACGTCGTTTCTCGAGGAGATGAAGCGCCGGATGCGGGGCGGCGAGACGACCTGCATCCTGATGTCGAGCGTCGGCACGACGAAGCGCATGCGCGAGCTCCTCGACGAGGCGGGGGTCGGCGCGCGCGATCTCGCCGAGGCGGACGAGTCGCCGGACTCGGGGGGCGCCGTGCTCTACCTCGGGACGGCGCCTGTCAGCGAGGGGTTCAGCCTGGCGCAGGCCTTCTGGCACCTCGTCACCGAGCGCGAGCTCTTCGGCGTCGAGACGCGGGCGCACGCCCGCTCGCCCATCCCCACCTTCGCCTCCGACTTCCGCGACCTCAAGATCGGTGACTACGTGGTCCACGTCGATCACGGCGTCGGCCGTTACGACGGCATCGTCCGCGTGGCCAGCCCGTCGGCGGCCGGCGGGGACGTGTGGCGCGCGCAGGCCGTCCAAATCGAATCGATGATCCTGACGTACGCGAACGGCGACAAGCTCTACGTGCCGATGGACCGCCTCGACCTCGTCCAGAAGTACGTCGGCTCGGGAAGCAGCCACCCGCCCCTCGACAGGCTCGGCGGTCAGGCGTGGACGCGCACGAAGAAGCGCGTCCGCAAGGCGATGGAGGAGATGGCCGTCGAGCTGCTGAACCTGTACGCGGCGCGAAAAACCCAGGAGGGGCACACCTTCGCCGGAGACACCGACTGGCAGAAGGAGTTCGAGACCTCCTTCCCGTGGCAGCTGACCCCCGATCAGGCGCGCGCCATCACCGACGTGAAGCGCGACATGGAGAAGCCCGAGCCGATGGATCGGCTGTTGTGCGGCGACGTCGGCTTCGGGAAGACCGAGGTCGCCCTGAGGGCCGCGTTCAAGGCCGTGATGGACGGGAAGCAGGTCGCCATTCTCGCGCCGACGACGGTCCTCGCCCTCCAGCACTACAACACCTTCACCTCGCGCTTCGCCCCGTTCCCGACGAGGGTCGAGATGCTCAGCCGCTTCCGCACCGACAGGGAGATGGCCGAGACGGTCGCGCGCATCTCGGCCGGCGAGGTGGACATCGTCGTGGGCACGCACCGGCTGTTGTCCGCCGACATCGAGTTCCGCGACCTCGGGCTCCTGGTCGTCGACGAGGAGCAGCGCTTCGGCGTCGCGCACAAGGAGAGGATCAAGAAGCTCAAGAGGTCGGTCGACGTCCTCACCCTCTCCGCGACGCCGATCCCGCGCACCCTGCAGATGGCGCTGATGGGGGTCTACGACCTGAGCCTCGTCGAGACGCCGCCCGAGAGCCGCCTCGCGATCCAGACGCACCTCCTCCCGTTCAAGGAGACGATCCTCGCCCCGGCGATCCGGCACGAGCTCTCGCGGGGAGGGCAGGTCTACTTCGTCCACAACCGCGTGGAGAGCATCTACGCGGCCGCGAACCTGATCCGGAAGCTGGTCCCCGAGGCGCGCGTCGGCGTCGCCCACGGGCAGATGGGGAAGAACGAGCTCGAGGGCGCGATGATGCGCCTGACGCAGGGGGAGATCGACGTCCTCGTCAGCACGACGATCATCGAGAACGGCCTCGACGTCCCGCGCTGCAACACTCTGATCGTGAACCGCGCCGACCGCTTCGGCCTCTCGCAGCTCTACCAGCTCCGCGGCCGCATCGGCCGCTCGGACAAGCAGGCGTACGCGTACCTCCTGATTCCACCGGACCGCACGCTGTCCGAGATCGCCCGCAAGCGGCTTCAGGCCTTGCAGGACTTCACCGAGCTGGGATCGGGGTTCCGCATCGCGGCGATGGATCTCGAGATCCGCGGCGCCGGCGACCTCCTCGGCCGCCAGCAGCACGGACAGATCGCGGCCGTGGGGTTCGAGATGTACTGCCGGATGCTCGAGCGCACGATCGAGGAGATGAAGGGAGGGGAGCCCCTTCCCGAGTTCCGGAGCCAGATCAACCTCGGCGTCGATCTCAAGATCCCCGACGGCTACGTCCCCGAGGAGGGGCTGCGGCTCGTGCTCTACAAGAAGATCGCCTCGGCCCGGACGGAGGAGGAGATCGACGCGATCCAGGAGGAGATGGGGGATCGCTTCGGGAGGCTTCCGGCCGAGGGGCTGCGGCTACTCGAGGCGGCGAAGCTGCGGCTCGTGGCGGAGAAGCTCCACGTGCAGCAGATCGATCTGCGCGCGGGGACGCTCCAGATCAAGTTCTCGGAGACGACGCCGCTCCCACCCGCGAAGCTCCTCGACTACGTGCGGGCGCACCCCGGGACGACGCTCTCCCCGACGGGGGTGCTGAGGGTTCCGGGATCCTGGACCCCCCCGGAGCGGATGGTCCGATCGCTCGGCGTCTTGCGGGACCTGGGATGA
- a CDS encoding peptidyl-prolyl cis-trans isomerase → MKLKPALVALGLSIAVAAFGPGAPPVRGEIIEEVAAFVNGQILTRSEIADREAQIRQQLTRQFAGDELEAKITEARKNLLTDMIRELLLVQRAEILGLDLDKVYQQAIDNLKEQQGIKTNDEMSALLKQEGLTQEELRKTLLRYNVPDIMINLEVRQKLVVTDDELKAYFEKHREEFRVDESYKIREIVLLSDGHTDPELDAITAQIKAELAAGTPFAELVLKYSEAPSRFQEGLVGPMSAADLSPALRAAVEKMKPGEVSEPVAMSHGVHLIQLDTKTDAKEPDFEAVKSGIENKIKQEKFQTALDDYWKKLYNENRINIPEKYRPFALGVPSNSPQS, encoded by the coding sequence ATGAAGCTGAAGCCGGCTCTGGTGGCGCTCGGGCTGTCGATCGCCGTCGCCGCGTTCGGCCCCGGAGCCCCGCCGGTCAGGGGCGAGATCATCGAAGAGGTCGCCGCGTTCGTCAACGGGCAGATCCTCACGCGCTCGGAGATCGCCGATCGGGAGGCCCAGATCCGCCAGCAGCTCACCCGCCAGTTCGCCGGGGACGAGCTGGAGGCGAAGATCACCGAGGCGCGCAAGAACCTCCTGACCGACATGATCCGCGAGCTGCTCCTGGTCCAGCGCGCCGAGATCCTCGGCCTCGACCTCGACAAGGTCTACCAGCAGGCGATCGACAACCTGAAGGAGCAGCAGGGGATCAAGACGAACGACGAGATGAGCGCGCTGCTCAAGCAGGAGGGGCTCACGCAGGAGGAGCTCCGGAAGACGCTCCTCCGGTACAACGTCCCCGACATCATGATCAACCTCGAGGTGAGGCAGAAGCTCGTCGTCACCGACGACGAGCTGAAGGCCTACTTCGAGAAGCACCGCGAGGAGTTCCGCGTGGACGAGAGCTACAAGATCCGCGAGATCGTTCTGCTCTCCGACGGGCACACCGACCCGGAGCTCGACGCGATCACCGCGCAGATCAAGGCCGAGCTCGCGGCCGGGACACCGTTCGCGGAGCTCGTCCTCAAGTACTCCGAGGCGCCGTCGCGCTTCCAGGAGGGGCTGGTCGGGCCGATGAGCGCGGCCGATCTTTCCCCGGCCCTGCGCGCGGCAGTGGAGAAGATGAAGCCGGGCGAGGTCTCCGAGCCGGTCGCGATGTCCCACGGCGTCCATCTGATTCAGCTCGACACCAAGACCGACGCGAAGGAGCCCGACTTCGAGGCGGTGAAGAGCGGAATCGAGAACAAGATCAAGCAGGAGAAGTTCCAGACGGCGCTCGACGACTACTGGAAGAAGCTCTACAACGAGAACCGCATCAACATCCCGGAGAAGTACCGGCCCTTCGCTCTCGGCGTTCCCAGCAACTCACCGCAGTCGTGA
- a CDS encoding AAA family ATPase: MIRRLLEGRLRAMARKFPVVTVTGPRQSGKTTLCRAVFPGLPYVSLEAPDIQEYARRDPRAFLGQYPEGALLDEVHRVPDLLSYIQTIVDARPVA, from the coding sequence ATGATCCGACGGCTTCTCGAGGGGCGTCTGCGCGCCATGGCCCGGAAGTTTCCTGTTGTCACGGTCACCGGACCGCGGCAGTCGGGCAAGACCACTCTGTGCCGGGCGGTCTTTCCTGGCCTGCCCTACGTCTCGCTCGAGGCACCCGACATCCAGGAGTACGCGCGCCGGGATCCGCGCGCGTTCTTGGGGCAGTATCCCGAAGGAGCGCTCCTCGATGAAGTGCACCGTGTCCCCGATCTGCTCTCCTACATCCAGACGATCGTGGATGCCCGCCCCGTCGC